The Halobacterium sp. CBA1132 genome has a segment encoding these proteins:
- a CDS encoding AAA family ATPase, whose protein sequence is MDEPLWVDAHAPSLADLPQEELRDRLRDATDEPVNLVVYGPEGAGKTAAVRALAEHAHEDADNDLVELNVQDFFGMTKKEVSEDPRFSQFISSKRRRNSSKADLINHVLKESASYPPVSGSYNTILLDNAEAIREDFQQALRRVMERHHEATQFVIATRQPSKLIPPIRSRCFPVSVRAPTPDEITAVLRDIVEAEGVEYDEDGIEFVAGYADGDLRKAVLGAQTTAEQEGAVTMNAAYETLQDVGADDQITSMLDDAEAGEFTDARSTLDDLLVDDGLSGEEVLEEVLRVGRSRYDGEELSRLHRLAGDVEFDLHAGNSGRIQVGRLLAELGRDA, encoded by the coding sequence ATGGACGAGCCGCTGTGGGTAGACGCGCACGCGCCGTCGCTGGCCGACCTCCCGCAGGAGGAACTGCGGGACCGCCTGCGGGACGCCACCGACGAGCCCGTGAATCTGGTCGTCTACGGCCCGGAGGGCGCGGGGAAGACGGCGGCGGTGCGCGCGCTCGCCGAGCACGCCCACGAGGACGCCGACAACGACCTCGTGGAGCTGAACGTGCAGGACTTCTTCGGGATGACGAAAAAAGAGGTCAGCGAGGACCCGCGGTTCTCGCAGTTCATCTCCTCGAAGCGCCGCCGGAACTCCTCGAAGGCGGACCTCATCAACCACGTGCTCAAGGAGTCCGCGAGCTATCCGCCGGTCTCCGGGTCGTACAACACGATTCTGCTGGACAACGCCGAGGCCATCCGGGAGGACTTCCAGCAGGCGCTGCGCCGCGTGATGGAGCGCCACCACGAGGCGACGCAGTTCGTCATCGCGACCCGACAGCCGTCGAAGCTGATTCCGCCGATTCGGTCGCGCTGCTTCCCCGTCTCGGTGCGCGCGCCGACGCCCGACGAGATTACGGCCGTCCTCCGGGACATCGTGGAAGCGGAAGGCGTCGAGTACGACGAGGACGGCATCGAGTTCGTCGCGGGGTACGCCGACGGCGACCTGCGGAAGGCCGTCTTGGGCGCGCAGACGACCGCCGAACAAGAGGGCGCGGTGACGATGAACGCGGCCTACGAGACGCTGCAGGACGTCGGCGCCGACGACCAGATCACGTCGATGCTGGACGACGCGGAGGCCGGCGAGTTCACGGACGCGCGCTCGACGCTCGACGACCTGCTCGTCGACGACGGCCTCAGCGGCGAGGAAGTCCTCGAAGAGGTGCTTCGCGTCGGGCGCTCTCGCTACGACGGCGAGGAACTCTCGCGACTCCACCGGCTCGCGGGCGACGTGGAGTTCGACCTGCACGCGGGGAACAGCGGCCGGATTCAGGTCGGGCGGCTGCTCGCGGAGTTGGGCCGAGACGCCTGA
- a CDS encoding TIGR01177 family methyltransferase, whose product MFVLELGGADDDFAAAEARAAATDVRVAAPGIGLASDVDRERFRGLAYTHRAGDHVATTDASIDAAVDALRDAALDREGSVAVRARNVRNTTDVDTQQAERDLGGVLVDAGFDVDLDDPDHELRASFSNDACFLAWLAAESVRDFGERKPTDRPFFQPGSMDPLLARALCNLAGVQPGDVVLDPMCGTGGVLIEAGLLGAHPLGTDAQSKMVAGARENLAACTDDFDIARADATRLPLREGAADAVIFDAPYGRQSKVETHDLADLVAGALSEARRVTDRCVLVADRDWREEATDAGWTVVERFERRVHRSLTRHVLVLD is encoded by the coding sequence GTGTTCGTCCTCGAACTCGGCGGCGCCGACGACGACTTCGCCGCCGCCGAAGCCCGCGCCGCCGCGACCGACGTCCGGGTCGCGGCCCCCGGTATCGGTCTCGCCAGCGACGTCGACCGCGAGCGCTTCCGCGGCCTCGCGTACACGCACCGCGCTGGCGACCACGTCGCCACGACCGACGCCAGCATCGACGCCGCCGTCGACGCGCTCCGCGACGCCGCCCTCGACCGCGAGGGCTCCGTCGCAGTCCGCGCACGCAACGTCCGCAACACGACCGACGTGGACACCCAGCAGGCCGAGCGCGACCTCGGCGGCGTGCTCGTCGACGCCGGCTTCGACGTGGACTTAGACGACCCCGACCACGAGCTCCGGGCGTCGTTCAGTAACGACGCCTGCTTCCTCGCGTGGCTCGCCGCCGAGTCCGTCCGGGACTTCGGCGAGCGCAAACCCACCGACCGCCCGTTCTTCCAGCCGGGGAGCATGGACCCGCTGCTGGCGCGCGCGCTCTGCAATCTCGCGGGCGTCCAACCCGGCGATGTCGTCCTCGACCCGATGTGTGGCACCGGCGGCGTGCTCATCGAAGCCGGCCTGCTGGGCGCGCACCCGCTCGGCACCGACGCCCAGTCGAAGATGGTCGCCGGCGCCCGCGAGAACCTCGCCGCGTGCACCGACGACTTCGACATCGCGCGCGCCGACGCCACCCGGCTCCCGCTCCGGGAGGGCGCGGCGGACGCGGTAATCTTCGACGCGCCGTACGGCCGCCAGTCGAAAGTCGAGACGCACGACCTCGCGGACCTCGTCGCGGGCGCGCTCAGCGAGGCCCGCCGCGTCACCGACCGCTGCGTGCTCGTCGCGGACCGCGACTGGCGCGAGGAGGCCACGGACGCCGGCTGGACGGTCGTCGAGCGCTTCGAGCGCCGCGTCCACCGTTCGCTCACGCGACACGTTCTCGTTCTCGACTGA